In Pelosinus sp. UFO1, one genomic interval encodes:
- a CDS encoding ABC transporter permease: MTNFNIKINKDALILLLTILLGLLAGALFMLVTGHDPLLGYEFLFRGGLMSLERIGNTLATATPLIFTGLSVAFAFKTGLFNIGAAGQMLFGGFCATAVGLTLELPKPVLLTVMAITAMVSGALWAALPGWFKARFNVHEVVSTIMFNWIAYWIVYYFVPSYFKGAFETESRNIPIEASLRSEGLSQLFNGSYINIGLFLAVVAVLVSAFILQRTTLGFELKAVGFNRYAAEYAGINASRSIVLSMMIAGALAGLGGMTLYSGYATNIQIGVLPSQGIDGIAVSLLGANSPWGVLAAALFFGTLYSGKGFMNAMTSIPPEIADTIIATIIYFAATNILICKVLDKIKSKNRNKGGN; encoded by the coding sequence ATGACAAATTTTAATATTAAAATTAATAAAGATGCACTGATCCTGCTTTTAACCATCCTTTTAGGTTTATTAGCTGGTGCTTTGTTTATGTTAGTGACTGGTCATGATCCTTTGCTTGGCTATGAATTTTTGTTCCGGGGCGGTCTAATGAGCTTAGAGCGAATTGGCAATACGCTGGCTACCGCAACACCGCTAATTTTCACTGGTTTATCAGTTGCCTTTGCTTTTAAAACAGGTCTTTTTAATATTGGTGCCGCAGGGCAGATGTTATTTGGCGGTTTTTGTGCTACGGCTGTTGGTTTAACACTGGAACTTCCTAAGCCCGTGCTTTTAACAGTTATGGCTATAACTGCCATGGTGTCTGGTGCCTTATGGGCAGCACTGCCAGGCTGGTTTAAAGCAAGGTTTAATGTCCATGAAGTGGTATCGACGATTATGTTTAATTGGATAGCGTATTGGATTGTCTATTATTTTGTACCCTCGTATTTCAAAGGAGCCTTTGAAACTGAGTCACGGAATATTCCAATTGAGGCATCTTTACGTAGTGAAGGGTTGTCTCAATTATTTAATGGCTCATATATTAATATCGGATTATTCTTAGCGGTGGTGGCGGTACTAGTAAGTGCATTCATCTTGCAGCGCACAACACTTGGTTTTGAGCTCAAGGCAGTGGGGTTTAATCGTTATGCGGCGGAATACGCGGGTATCAATGCTAGCCGTAGCATTGTACTTTCCATGATGATTGCTGGAGCATTGGCAGGATTAGGCGGCATGACCCTCTACTCCGGTTACGCAACGAATATTCAGATTGGCGTGCTGCCTTCCCAAGGAATTGATGGCATTGCAGTTTCTTTGCTCGGTGCTAATTCACCTTGGGGAGTATTGGCAGCAGCCTTGTTTTTTGGAACATTGTATTCCGGTAAGGGATTTATGAATGCAATGACCAGTATTCCGCCTGAAATCGCCGATACAATTATCGCAACGATCATTTACTTTGCCGCAACTAATATACTGATTTGTAAGGTTCTTGATAAAATAAAAAGTAAAAATAGAAACAAAGGAGGTAATTAG
- the udp gene encoding uridine phosphorylase — MSELYHIGLTPEQGAQYAILPGDPGRVEKIAQLLENPVFVKSNREYKTYAGTLQGERVLVTSTGIGGPSTAIAVEELYMAGVRTFIRIGTCGGMQQDVMSGDIVIATAAVRMEGTSKEYAPIEYPAVADFDTACTLVNAAKQLGNRFHTGVVQCKDSFYGQHSPSRMPIGEELLYKWNAWIKSGCLASEMESAALYTVASVLRARAGCVLSVVWNQEREKAGLSNQTVHDTTAAIAVAVEAVRLLIIQDQKMKEGR; from the coding sequence ATGAGTGAACTATATCATATTGGTTTAACTCCAGAACAAGGGGCTCAATATGCCATACTTCCCGGTGATCCGGGCCGTGTAGAAAAAATTGCCCAGTTACTGGAGAATCCCGTATTTGTAAAATCCAACCGAGAATATAAAACCTATGCTGGGACTTTGCAGGGGGAGCGCGTGCTGGTGACTTCGACTGGAATCGGTGGTCCTTCCACTGCTATTGCCGTAGAGGAATTATATATGGCAGGAGTTAGGACTTTTATCCGAATTGGTACATGTGGCGGTATGCAGCAAGACGTTATGAGCGGGGATATCGTAATTGCAACTGCAGCGGTTCGCATGGAGGGGACTTCAAAAGAATATGCACCAATTGAGTACCCAGCGGTTGCTGATTTCGATACTGCCTGTACGCTAGTGAATGCAGCAAAGCAGTTAGGAAATCGCTTTCATACAGGCGTAGTCCAGTGCAAAGACTCATTTTATGGACAGCACAGTCCTAGTCGAATGCCGATCGGTGAAGAGTTACTCTACAAGTGGAATGCTTGGATTAAATCGGGCTGTCTAGCTTCTGAAATGGAGTCAGCGGCGCTGTATACAGTAGCCAGTGTGCTACGAGCGCGGGCAGGCTGCGTATTATCGGTAGTTTGGAATCAGGAGCGTGAGAAAGCGGGATTATCTAATCAAACTGTTCACGATACAACGGCGGCGATCGCCGTCGCAGTAGAGGCTGTACGTTTGTTGATTATCCAAGATCAGAAAATGAAGGAAGGGCGCTAA
- a CDS encoding BMP family protein, producing the protein MNKKSLPLLLLLIVMSVFFLGCSSKQETKVPAAGNLMVGMVTDAGTIDDKSFNQGTWEGIMKAGTDFSFKPKYLRPNGTTEADYDKEIANLHDAGYKLIITPGFKFENSIFTAQEKYADTKFVLLDGVPHPGSDYSKAKVGNNTVSINFAEHEAGFMAGVAAALQIKNGEFGFIGGMEIPAVQRFNWGFQQGVTYANANLGTKIGLKAENVIYQGTFNDVAAGQQLAAQMYDKGVNVVFAAAGGVGVGVINEAVARTKANHPVWVVGVDVDQYSQGFYDEGKTKSVILTSAVKCINQAAYDMIKGVKDGTFPGGQTLTFNAKNDGVGIPATNPNLREDVVSKVKEVFENLKTGKITVAAKGDGLFR; encoded by the coding sequence ATGAATAAGAAAAGTTTACCCTTATTATTACTTTTGATCGTTATGTCCGTCTTTTTTCTAGGGTGTTCTAGCAAGCAAGAGACGAAAGTCCCTGCTGCTGGTAACTTAATGGTTGGCATGGTTACTGATGCTGGCACGATTGATGACAAATCCTTTAATCAAGGGACATGGGAAGGAATTATGAAAGCTGGTACTGATTTTTCTTTTAAACCTAAGTATCTTCGTCCCAACGGTACAACAGAGGCAGACTATGATAAAGAAATTGCTAATTTACATGACGCAGGCTACAAACTTATCATAACACCTGGCTTTAAATTTGAGAATTCAATTTTTACAGCCCAAGAAAAATATGCAGATACGAAATTCGTATTGCTCGATGGCGTTCCTCACCCAGGCAGCGACTATTCTAAAGCAAAGGTAGGCAACAACACTGTTTCCATCAATTTTGCTGAGCATGAGGCCGGTTTTATGGCGGGAGTTGCGGCAGCACTACAAATTAAAAACGGTGAGTTTGGGTTTATTGGCGGTATGGAAATTCCAGCGGTACAGCGCTTTAACTGGGGATTCCAGCAAGGTGTTACGTATGCGAATGCCAACCTAGGGACGAAAATTGGTCTTAAAGCCGAAAATGTTATCTATCAGGGGACTTTCAATGACGTGGCAGCTGGACAACAGCTGGCTGCGCAAATGTATGACAAGGGCGTAAATGTTGTTTTCGCTGCTGCAGGCGGCGTAGGTGTAGGTGTCATTAATGAAGCTGTAGCTCGTACCAAAGCAAATCATCCAGTCTGGGTGGTTGGGGTTGACGTAGATCAATATTCACAGGGCTTCTACGATGAGGGGAAAACCAAATCTGTCATTTTGACTTCCGCTGTGAAATGCATCAACCAAGCTGCCTATGATATGATCAAAGGCGTAAAAGATGGTACATTCCCTGGTGGTCAAACCCTTACTTTTAATGCAAAAAATGATGGCGTAGGTATTCCTGCCACAAATCCGAATTTGAGAGAAGATGTTGTGAGTAAGGTAAAGGAAGTTTTTGAAAATCTGAAAACGGGTAAAATTACGGTAGCAGCAAAAGGCGATGGTCTATTCCGTTAA
- a CDS encoding ABC transporter ATP-binding protein, translating into MEYVVEMRGIRKEFEGIIANDEVTLAVKQGEIHALLGENGAGKSTLMSILFGLYQPDRGNIFVRGQEVHINNPNVAYELGIGMVHQHFKLVHNFTITENIILGQEPNKFGVLNTISAAKRIKDLSIRYGLNVDPDAKIEDVSVGMQQRVEILKMLYRNAEVLIFDEPTAVLTPQEILDLMKIMRNLVAEGKSIILITHKLKEIKAVADRCTVIRRGRYVGTVDVASTSEKEMAEMMVGRQISFTVAKEKREPGAVLLQIENLTVMNNAKAATLKNFTLGVHAGEIVGVAGVDGNGQTELVEAITGLRKAESGSIWLNGNEITKMTIKQRIDAGLAHVPEDRQKHGLVLDYSLEDNMVLEIYGREPFSKNSLLNRKAIRQYAEEIMEHFDVRSAQGAITSARSLSGGNQQKAIIGREISLNPKVLIAVQPTRGLDVGSIEYIHKRLVAQRDAGYAVLLVSLELDEILNLSDRIVVVSNGEQIGFVSAAETNECKIGLMMAGIRREEQEDDKF; encoded by the coding sequence ATGGAGTATGTCGTAGAAATGCGAGGCATACGCAAAGAATTTGAAGGAATTATCGCCAATGATGAAGTTACGTTAGCTGTTAAACAGGGTGAAATACATGCTCTATTGGGGGAAAACGGTGCTGGGAAATCTACACTGATGAGTATTTTATTTGGACTATATCAGCCTGATCGCGGTAATATTTTCGTACGCGGGCAGGAAGTACATATCAATAATCCTAATGTGGCTTATGAACTTGGTATTGGGATGGTACATCAGCATTTTAAGCTAGTTCATAATTTTACAATTACCGAAAATATTATTTTGGGGCAAGAACCTAACAAATTTGGCGTACTGAATACCATTTCAGCTGCTAAGCGTATAAAAGACTTGTCGATTCGTTATGGATTAAATGTGGATCCCGATGCTAAAATTGAGGATGTTTCGGTAGGTATGCAACAACGCGTTGAAATTTTGAAGATGTTATATCGCAATGCTGAGGTACTTATTTTTGATGAGCCAACGGCAGTACTTACACCTCAGGAAATACTTGATTTGATGAAAATTATGAGAAATTTAGTAGCGGAAGGGAAATCAATTATTCTCATAACACATAAGCTGAAAGAAATTAAGGCAGTGGCTGATCGCTGCACAGTAATAAGGCGTGGCCGATATGTTGGAACCGTTGACGTAGCTTCTACTAGTGAAAAAGAGATGGCTGAAATGATGGTAGGCCGCCAAATATCCTTTACTGTGGCAAAGGAAAAGCGAGAACCTGGAGCTGTATTATTACAGATAGAGAATCTTACGGTCATGAATAATGCTAAAGCAGCAACTTTGAAAAATTTTACCCTTGGGGTGCACGCTGGCGAGATTGTAGGTGTGGCAGGGGTTGATGGCAATGGACAAACGGAGTTGGTAGAAGCAATTACAGGTCTTAGAAAAGCTGAATCCGGATCAATTTGGCTAAATGGTAATGAGATAACCAAAATGACAATCAAACAGCGTATTGATGCGGGCCTTGCTCATGTGCCCGAGGATCGGCAGAAGCATGGTCTGGTTTTAGATTATAGCCTGGAAGATAACATGGTGTTAGAAATTTATGGACGAGAACCCTTCTCAAAAAATAGCCTCCTCAACCGTAAGGCGATTCGGCAGTATGCAGAGGAGATTATGGAGCATTTTGATGTACGTTCGGCACAGGGAGCAATAACTAGTGCTCGATCTCTATCAGGCGGTAATCAACAGAAGGCGATCATCGGCCGTGAAATAAGTTTGAATCCGAAGGTGCTCATTGCAGTACAGCCTACCAGGGGGTTGGATGTAGGGTCGATTGAGTATATTCATAAACGCTTGGTCGCCCAAAGGGATGCAGGTTATGCAGTTCTCTTGGTGTCACTGGAACTCGATGAAATATTGAATCTTTCGGATCGCATCGTGGTTGTCAGCAATGGTGAACAAATTGGTTTTGTCAGTGCTGCTGAGACAAATGAGTGTAAAATAGGGTTGATGATGGCAGGAATTCGAAGGGAGGAGCAGGAGGATGACAAATTTTAA